A single region of the Marinobacter salinus genome encodes:
- a CDS encoding DUF1439 domain-containing protein, giving the protein MTKLPLMGLWAPVFLALALTSGCASFSPYSLSEGELEQHLQDVVREYDRQQLQSGSPLSLSLDDAEITLGPDGRDVAVIDVRGQVALNALMVKLPVDIALKVEGAPVYDSKERAIYIRRLQLLESSIDSPLFKGDLKPVTDTAMRVVAQMLETMPVYRLDDTDFAQRMFGMMPVDVRVAPGRLEFVMADQ; this is encoded by the coding sequence ATGACAAAACTTCCTTTGATGGGCCTGTGGGCTCCTGTTTTTTTGGCCCTGGCGTTGACCAGTGGTTGCGCCAGTTTCTCTCCCTACTCTCTTTCTGAAGGAGAGCTGGAGCAGCATCTGCAGGATGTGGTACGTGAGTATGACAGACAGCAACTGCAGAGCGGTTCGCCCTTGAGCCTGAGCCTGGACGATGCGGAGATTACCCTTGGTCCAGATGGCCGGGACGTTGCCGTGATCGACGTAAGGGGGCAGGTCGCCCTCAATGCGCTGATGGTTAAACTGCCGGTGGATATTGCTCTGAAGGTAGAAGGTGCACCTGTCTATGACAGCAAGGAGAGAGCGATTTACATTCGTCGCCTGCAGTTACTGGAAAGCAGTATCGATTCTCCGCTGTTCAAGGGCGACCTTAAGCCGGTTACTGATACTGCGATGCGGGTCGTGGCTCAGATGCTGGAAACCATGCCCGTGTATCGTCTTGATGACACCGATTTTGCCCAGCGTATGTTTGGCATGATGCCAGTAGATGTGCGGGTGGCGCCCGGTCGCCTGGAATTTGTTATGGCTGACCAGTAG
- a CDS encoding fatty acyl-CoA reductase, with protein sequence MATQQLKSGESSSKVLEQLRGKHVLITGTTGFLGKVVLEKLIRAVPEIGGIHLLIRGNKRHPDARGRFLNEIATSSVFERLRQEDNEAFENFVEDRVHCVTGEVTEPLFGLSPDNFRKLAGGIDAVINSAASVNFREELDKALAINTRCLDNVAELARQNTGLAVLQVSTCYVNGMNSGQVTEAVIKPAGEAIPRSSEGYYEIDELIRLLEDKIADVRSRYSGKMLEKKLVDLGIGEANRYGWSDTYTFTKWLGEQLLMKALSGRSLTILRPSIIESALEEPSPGWIEGVKVADAIILAYAREKVALFPGKRSGVIDVIPVDLVANAIILSLAETLSEPGRHRIYQCCSGSSNPIRLGEFIDHLMAEAKSNYAAYDQLFYRQPSKPFIAVNRKLFDAVVGGVRIPLSITGRLLRMLGHNRELKVLRNLDTTRSLATIFGFYTAPDYIFHNDELISLATRMGSVDKVLFPVDARQIDWGVYLGKIHLAGLNRYALKERKLYSLRSAKSRKKAA encoded by the coding sequence ATGGCAACACAACAGCTTAAATCCGGAGAGTCATCCTCAAAGGTGCTCGAACAGCTCCGGGGCAAGCATGTCCTCATTACTGGTACCACCGGCTTCCTTGGCAAGGTCGTGCTGGAAAAGCTTATCAGGGCCGTCCCCGAGATTGGTGGTATCCATCTGTTGATTCGGGGTAACAAGCGTCACCCTGATGCCCGTGGCCGATTCCTGAATGAAATTGCAACTTCTTCCGTATTTGAACGCCTGCGTCAGGAAGACAACGAAGCGTTCGAGAATTTTGTGGAGGACCGGGTTCATTGTGTTACCGGTGAAGTAACAGAACCCCTGTTCGGGCTGTCTCCGGATAACTTCCGGAAACTGGCAGGTGGTATCGATGCTGTGATCAATTCCGCCGCCAGCGTGAATTTTCGCGAGGAACTGGACAAAGCCCTGGCGATCAATACACGTTGCCTGGACAACGTCGCTGAGCTGGCTCGCCAGAACACGGGACTTGCGGTGTTGCAGGTGTCTACCTGCTATGTGAACGGCATGAATTCAGGGCAGGTGACCGAGGCGGTTATCAAGCCAGCAGGCGAGGCTATTCCGCGCAGCTCGGAAGGATATTACGAGATTGACGAACTGATTCGGCTGCTTGAAGACAAGATCGCTGATGTTCGTTCGAGATACTCCGGCAAGATGCTCGAGAAAAAGCTGGTGGATCTCGGGATTGGTGAAGCCAACCGCTATGGCTGGAGTGATACTTATACCTTCACCAAGTGGCTGGGTGAACAGTTGCTGATGAAAGCGCTGTCTGGCCGTTCCCTGACGATTTTGCGGCCATCCATCATAGAAAGTGCACTGGAGGAGCCGTCACCGGGCTGGATTGAGGGCGTTAAGGTGGCGGATGCCATCATTCTTGCCTACGCCCGCGAGAAGGTGGCCTTGTTCCCGGGCAAGCGCTCGGGTGTGATTGATGTTATTCCGGTAGATCTGGTTGCTAACGCCATCATATTATCGCTGGCGGAAACGCTTTCCGAGCCCGGGCGCCATCGTATCTATCAATGTTGTAGCGGAAGCTCGAACCCGATTCGACTTGGCGAATTCATTGACCACCTGATGGCGGAAGCCAAATCCAATTACGCGGCATACGACCAGTTGTTCTATCGCCAGCCGAGCAAGCCTTTCATTGCGGTGAACCGGAAACTGTTTGATGCTGTGGTTGGTGGAGTCAGGATTCCGCTCAGTATCACCGGGAGGCTTCTCAGGATGCTGGGGCACAACCGCGAGCTGAAAGTATTGCGGAACCTCGATACCACACGTTCTTTGGCAACGATTTTTGGCTTCTACACCGCGCCGGATTATATCTTCCACAACGATGAGTTGATCTCGCTTGCGACCCGTATGGGGTCAGTAGACAAGGTGCTGTTCCCGGTAGATGCGCGCCAGATAGACTGGGGCGTTTACCTCGGGAAAATTCATCTGGCCGGTTTGAACCGATACGCCCTCAAGGAGCGGAAGCTTTACAGTCTCCGTTCGGCCAAGTCCCGAAAGAAGGCCGCGTAA
- a CDS encoding pyridoxal phosphate-dependent aminotransferase gives MAEPANHETGQSRPRKVKYRKNKASWNPAMQAIPVPGIRRMVNMAATMKDVIHLSIGQPDLPTPKHIIDAYIDALNAGQTGYTMDAGLPELLVALRDYYGKRYNRKLTRDNILITSGATEAMYLAISATSAPGRQFIVTDPSFLLYAPLIRMNGGEVKFVPTRAENNHQLDPDEVIRAMGPRTFALILNNPNNPTGAVYPRSTVETILEECAYRGIQVYADEVYDHLVFDDDDFASVLNCSMDLDNIMCISSFSKTYSMAGLRVGWVISSQAAIKSLRRYHMFTTSVANTPSQFAGVAALTGDQQCVQDMVNIYRERRDKVVELIDQTPYMTGYKPGGAFFAFPELPPHVDGSDLALRMLKETGVCVVPGDAFGEESTNAVRISFSTTCEKLEQAFDRIIPWMAKQQF, from the coding sequence ATGGCAGAACCCGCCAACCATGAAACTGGCCAGTCCAGACCACGGAAAGTGAAGTACCGGAAAAACAAGGCCAGTTGGAACCCTGCAATGCAGGCAATTCCGGTGCCGGGTATCCGTCGCATGGTGAACATGGCGGCCACGATGAAAGATGTTATCCATCTTTCGATCGGCCAGCCGGATTTGCCAACGCCCAAACACATTATTGACGCATACATTGATGCGCTGAACGCAGGGCAAACCGGTTATACCATGGACGCCGGGTTACCGGAGTTGCTGGTGGCGTTGAGGGATTATTACGGGAAGCGCTACAACCGGAAATTGACCAGGGATAACATCCTGATCACCAGTGGTGCCACCGAGGCCATGTATCTGGCCATATCGGCCACCTCTGCGCCGGGCCGCCAGTTCATCGTGACGGACCCGTCCTTTCTGCTATACGCACCACTGATCCGGATGAACGGCGGTGAGGTCAAGTTTGTTCCCACCCGCGCGGAGAACAATCATCAGCTGGATCCTGATGAGGTAATCCGTGCCATGGGGCCGCGTACCTTCGCGCTCATTCTGAACAACCCCAATAACCCTACCGGTGCGGTATATCCACGCAGTACTGTGGAGACCATTCTTGAGGAATGCGCCTACCGGGGTATTCAGGTGTATGCCGACGAAGTCTATGACCACCTGGTTTTTGATGACGACGATTTTGCCAGTGTGCTGAACTGCTCGATGGACCTGGATAACATCATGTGCATCAGCAGCTTCTCCAAGACCTATAGCATGGCCGGTCTGAGGGTTGGCTGGGTAATATCGAGCCAGGCCGCCATCAAGTCGCTGCGGCGCTATCACATGTTCACCACCTCAGTCGCCAATACGCCGTCCCAGTTTGCGGGGGTGGCGGCGCTGACCGGAGATCAGCAGTGCGTTCAGGATATGGTCAATATCTATCGTGAACGGCGCGACAAAGTGGTGGAGCTGATTGATCAGACACCTTACATGACCGGATATAAGCCCGGCGGTGCGTTTTTTGCGTTCCCGGAGCTTCCTCCCCATGTGGATGGATCCGACCTCGCATTGAGGATGCTCAAGGAAACAGGCGTGTGTGTCGTGCCCGGAGATGCCTTCGGTGAGGAGTCGACGAACGCAGTACGCATCAGTTTCTCGACAACGTGTGAGAAGCTCGAGCAGGCGTTTGATCGCATCATCCCCTGGATGGCGAAGCAGCAGTTCTGA
- a CDS encoding isocitrate/isopropylmalate dehydrogenase family protein, with translation MGETTRIAVTPGDGIGPEVVGEAVRCLETLRAKHGLALEWTRFPWPSHAWHEEHGESMPADALTQLQAYDAILLGALGDPGPADDPERYLLSDSISLAPLLDMRKGFDQWVCERPARLLPGARQYLADERAKDIDMLVIRENSEGEYVGQGGRLRKGLPDEVATQMEVFTRKATDRIIRYGFEQARSRATDRVKAGRTRSFRTLDGRTCESQVCLVTKRNALRYWGDMYTEAFEEISQEFPDVATHHELVDAACMKFVQSPWAFDVVVASNLQGDILTDLAAVLSGGMGVAPSCNLNPTDPQMPSMFEPTHGSAPDIAGQGLADPTAMLFTTARMLEWLGRKDPTLAAAGKELFDAVSADLAENAGTQRGTHEIGSAICKRLAP, from the coding sequence ATGGGCGAAACGACCCGAATCGCAGTCACACCAGGCGATGGCATTGGACCTGAAGTTGTTGGTGAAGCCGTGCGCTGCCTGGAAACCCTGCGCGCCAAGCATGGCCTGGCACTGGAGTGGACGCGGTTCCCGTGGCCTTCTCACGCCTGGCATGAAGAGCATGGTGAGTCCATGCCGGCAGATGCATTGACTCAATTGCAGGCATACGATGCCATTTTGCTTGGTGCACTGGGCGACCCGGGCCCTGCCGACGATCCCGAGCGCTACTTGCTGTCCGACAGTATTTCACTGGCGCCCTTGCTGGATATGCGCAAAGGCTTTGACCAATGGGTATGCGAACGCCCTGCGCGGCTGTTACCGGGTGCCCGGCAGTACCTCGCCGACGAGCGGGCAAAAGATATCGATATGCTGGTTATCCGCGAAAATTCCGAAGGGGAGTATGTCGGCCAGGGTGGTCGACTGCGCAAAGGCCTGCCGGACGAAGTGGCCACCCAGATGGAAGTGTTCACCCGCAAGGCAACCGATCGCATCATTCGCTATGGCTTCGAGCAGGCACGTTCCCGGGCTACAGACAGGGTGAAGGCAGGCCGAACACGAAGCTTTCGCACCCTTGACGGTCGCACCTGTGAAAGCCAGGTATGTCTGGTCACGAAACGCAACGCACTGCGTTACTGGGGTGACATGTACACCGAAGCCTTCGAGGAAATCAGCCAGGAGTTTCCCGACGTCGCTACTCACCACGAGCTGGTGGATGCGGCCTGCATGAAGTTTGTGCAAAGCCCCTGGGCCTTTGATGTGGTTGTCGCCAGTAACCTGCAAGGCGATATTCTCACCGATCTTGCGGCCGTACTCTCTGGTGGCATGGGCGTGGCGCCGTCGTGCAACCTGAATCCCACAGATCCACAGATGCCCTCGATGTTTGAACCCACCCATGGCAGCGCTCCCGACATCGCGGGTCAGGGGTTGGCAGACCCCACGGCCATGCTGTTCACCACGGCTCGCATGCTGGAATGGCTGGGCCGCAAGGACCCGACACTGGCGGCGGCAGGCAAAGAACTTTTCGACGCAGTGTCTGCCGATCTGGCCGAAAATGCCGGCACCCAGCGCGGCACCCATGAAATCGGTTCCGCAATCTGCAAGCGATTAGCGCCCTGA
- a CDS encoding LuxR C-terminal-related transcriptional regulator has translation MAQTIIVADDHPLFRAALKQAVSQAVPDAQTVEVDSIKALQAAVESHPDADLVLLDLNMPGAHGFSGLVFMRGQYPGLPVVVVSGSEELQVMRRSIDYGASGFIPKSAPLPTITKAIQAVLEGDVWLPAGVADKIERMHSDTTDFSEKLSSLTPQQFRVLGMLAEGLLNKQIAYDLDVSEATIKAHITAVFRKLGVRNRTQAVIAIQQMEIDPSDQSLSGS, from the coding sequence ATGGCACAAACAATTATCGTCGCTGATGATCACCCGCTGTTCAGGGCAGCACTGAAGCAGGCGGTCAGTCAGGCGGTACCGGATGCGCAGACCGTTGAGGTGGATAGCATCAAGGCGCTGCAGGCGGCGGTAGAATCGCATCCGGATGCGGATCTGGTTTTGCTGGATCTCAACATGCCTGGTGCCCACGGCTTCTCCGGGCTCGTGTTTATGCGGGGTCAGTATCCGGGGCTGCCGGTGGTCGTTGTGTCAGGTTCCGAGGAATTGCAGGTTATGCGACGCTCGATTGATTACGGGGCATCCGGCTTTATTCCGAAGTCGGCGCCGCTCCCAACCATCACCAAGGCGATTCAGGCGGTCCTGGAAGGAGACGTCTGGTTGCCTGCCGGGGTGGCCGATAAGATTGAGCGAATGCACTCGGATACCACAGACTTTTCGGAGAAGCTGTCATCTCTGACGCCACAGCAGTTCAGGGTGCTGGGTATGTTGGCCGAGGGGCTCCTGAACAAACAGATTGCTTATGATCTGGATGTTTCAGAGGCGACGATAAAGGCGCATATTACTGCAGTATTCCGGAAGCTGGGAGTTCGCAACCGGACCCAGGCAGTCATTGCGATTCAGCAGATGGAGATTGATCCGTCGGATCAGTCCCTGTCGGGAAGCTGA
- a CDS encoding CPXCG motif-containing cysteine-rich protein, translating into MSALDSVLIQCPYCWESLDISVDPSVPEQEYVEDCQVCCQPILIHVIFDDHLTPHVDVRAEKE; encoded by the coding sequence ATGTCAGCCCTGGACTCGGTTCTCATTCAGTGCCCGTACTGTTGGGAGTCGCTGGACATCAGCGTCGACCCATCAGTGCCGGAGCAGGAGTATGTTGAGGACTGCCAGGTCTGCTGTCAGCCCATTCTGATCCACGTTATCTTTGATGACCACCTGACGCCTCATGTGGATGTCCGGGCCGAGAAGGAATAA
- a CDS encoding MinD/ParA family ATP-binding protein, with the protein MTVKESQKHKLHQPRTIAITGGKGGVGKTSVALNLALTLSRQNKRVLLLDGDTDLANVSIMVGLYPQKTLANVMAGECHLEDTLLTTDYGLHIVPGASGVQECMDMSPADSLRILRALSQLESRYDYVITDTAAGLQAPSLHMIAAAELACVVVTPDPASLTDAFSLIKVIKRRGYRRVPSILVNMAQGASQARSVFQRLDSAAQRHLGMSFHYMGGIWRDETLRQSVINQKPVALLPVSDPSCRQFYTLADMVNVRLSQLPQRKAGIAAYWHNVTRRQSNEEKVGLPQPVSARDRCLNAVGELEAALTQAPDNAMLRYEAFTRLFALLGGELDSDAVEIIQTGLGSMAWEKLGREHKENLAAHLRHLADEIAPERTKDPLSSPAHAALPEPVYDKISFGEQDRLLRVLKEQPADISLDQLLRSLAGNDRSQS; encoded by the coding sequence ATGACCGTCAAAGAGTCACAAAAGCACAAACTGCACCAACCCCGGACTATCGCCATTACCGGTGGTAAGGGAGGCGTCGGCAAAACATCCGTTGCCTTGAACCTGGCGTTGACCCTGTCACGACAGAATAAGCGGGTTTTGCTTCTGGACGGTGACACAGACCTTGCCAACGTCAGTATTATGGTCGGCCTCTATCCTCAGAAAACATTGGCCAATGTGATGGCCGGCGAATGCCATCTTGAGGATACCCTTCTGACAACGGACTACGGTCTTCATATCGTACCGGGTGCCTCCGGCGTGCAGGAGTGCATGGATATGAGCCCCGCCGACAGTCTGCGTATCCTGCGGGCACTTTCCCAGCTTGAAAGCCGTTACGATTACGTGATCACCGACACCGCAGCCGGTTTGCAGGCACCGAGTCTGCATATGATTGCCGCCGCGGAACTGGCTTGTGTGGTAGTTACCCCGGACCCGGCGTCACTGACCGATGCCTTTTCTCTGATCAAGGTCATTAAGCGTCGTGGCTACAGACGAGTACCCAGCATTCTCGTGAATATGGCCCAAGGCGCCAGCCAGGCCCGCTCAGTGTTTCAGCGTCTTGATTCCGCGGCCCAGCGTCACCTTGGAATGTCTTTTCATTACATGGGCGGCATCTGGCGGGATGAGACTCTTCGCCAATCCGTAATCAATCAGAAACCCGTGGCCCTGCTACCGGTGTCTGATCCTTCTTGCCGACAGTTTTACACCCTGGCCGACATGGTAAATGTCCGCCTTTCACAACTGCCTCAGAGAAAAGCGGGTATTGCCGCTTACTGGCACAACGTCACCCGCCGCCAGAGCAATGAGGAGAAAGTGGGGCTACCCCAACCTGTCAGTGCCCGGGACAGGTGCCTGAATGCTGTCGGTGAGCTTGAAGCGGCACTGACTCAGGCGCCGGATAACGCCATGCTGCGTTATGAAGCATTTACCCGCCTGTTTGCACTCCTTGGGGGCGAGCTGGACAGTGACGCTGTGGAAATCATCCAGACCGGGCTGGGGTCTATGGCATGGGAAAAGCTGGGTCGGGAGCATAAAGAAAATCTCGCAGCGCATCTTCGTCACCTGGCGGATGAAATTGCCCCCGAGCGGACAAAGGACCCATTGTCATCGCCGGCCCATGCCGCTTTGCCCGAACCCGTCTACGACAAGATCAGCTTTGGTGAGCAGGATCGGCTGCTCCGGGTGCTCAAGGAACAGCCGGCGGACATTTCTCTGGACCAGCTGCTTCGTTCCCTGGCCGGAAATGACCGCAGTCAATCCTGA
- the acs gene encoding acetate--CoA ligase: MTDKQVYPVSPDVAKRALLNREQYDEMYRQSVEDPDTFWGEHGKRLEWIKPYTKVKNTTYDYNNLSIKWFEDGELNASANCLDRHLADKGDQTAIIFEGDDPADSRHVTYRELHEETSKFANVLKTLGVKKGDVVTIYMPMIVETAVAMLACARIGAIHSVVFGGFSPEALGARIVNGKSRFVITSDEGLRGGRKIPLKKNVDAALKNEDAANVEKVVVVSRTGGDVPWNDGRDERYEDLMKSASPDCPPEPMNAEDPLFMLYTSGSTGAPKGVLHTTGGYMVYASMTHEYVFDYHDGDVYWCTADFGWVTGHSYILYGPLANGAISVLFEGVPNYPDSSRMGQVVDKHKVNILYTAPTAIRALMAEGESCMNGTNRESLKLLGSVGEPINPEAWEWYHRVIGNSKCPIVDTWWQTETGGILISPLPGAIDLKPGSATVPFFGVQPALVDNDGNILDGKTEGNLVILDSWPGQMRTIFGDHERFVQTYFSTYKGMYFTGDGARRDEDGYYWITGRVDDVLNVSGHRLGTAEVESALVGHGKVAEAAVVGYPHEIKGQGIYVYVTLVQGVEPSDELKKELVQWVRKEIGPIASPDVIQWAPGLPKTRSGKIMRRILRKIAANEHDQLGDTSTLADPGVVDDLISSREFK; encoded by the coding sequence ATGACTGATAAACAGGTATATCCGGTAAGCCCTGATGTGGCTAAACGGGCCCTGCTTAACCGTGAACAGTATGACGAGATGTATCGTCAGTCAGTCGAGGACCCGGATACCTTCTGGGGTGAGCATGGTAAGCGCCTTGAGTGGATCAAGCCCTACACCAAGGTCAAAAACACCACGTATGACTATAACAACCTGTCCATCAAGTGGTTCGAAGATGGCGAGCTGAACGCTTCCGCCAACTGCCTTGACCGTCACCTCGCTGACAAAGGTGACCAGACCGCGATCATCTTTGAAGGTGATGATCCTGCCGATTCCCGCCACGTCACCTACCGCGAACTGCATGAAGAAACCAGCAAGTTTGCCAATGTTCTGAAGACCCTGGGTGTCAAGAAAGGCGATGTAGTCACCATCTACATGCCGATGATTGTGGAAACCGCTGTCGCCATGCTGGCCTGTGCCCGCATTGGTGCTATCCACTCTGTCGTTTTTGGTGGTTTCTCGCCGGAAGCTTTGGGCGCGCGAATCGTTAATGGTAAATCCCGCTTCGTGATCACCTCAGATGAAGGCCTTCGTGGTGGTCGCAAGATTCCCCTGAAGAAGAACGTGGATGCGGCCCTCAAGAACGAAGATGCTGCCAACGTCGAGAAAGTTGTCGTGGTTTCCCGAACCGGTGGCGATGTGCCCTGGAACGACGGTCGTGACGAGCGCTATGAAGACCTGATGAAGTCTGCCTCCCCAGATTGCCCGCCGGAGCCGATGAACGCGGAAGATCCGTTGTTTATGTTATACACTTCCGGCTCAACCGGTGCCCCGAAGGGCGTTCTGCACACCACGGGTGGTTACATGGTCTACGCGTCCATGACCCACGAATACGTTTTTGATTATCACGATGGTGATGTCTACTGGTGTACAGCAGACTTTGGTTGGGTTACCGGCCATAGCTATATCCTTTACGGCCCGCTGGCCAACGGTGCCATCTCTGTCCTGTTTGAAGGTGTGCCCAACTATCCGGACAGCTCACGCATGGGGCAGGTTGTAGACAAGCACAAGGTCAACATCCTTTACACTGCGCCGACAGCTATTCGTGCCCTGATGGCTGAAGGCGAGTCCTGCATGAACGGCACGAATCGCGAAAGCCTCAAGCTGCTGGGGTCCGTTGGTGAGCCGATCAACCCGGAAGCCTGGGAGTGGTATCATCGTGTGATTGGCAACAGCAAGTGTCCAATCGTAGACACATGGTGGCAGACCGAGACCGGCGGCATTCTGATTTCTCCGTTGCCGGGCGCTATCGACCTGAAGCCCGGATCGGCTACCGTTCCGTTCTTCGGTGTACAGCCGGCTCTCGTTGATAACGACGGTAATATCCTGGACGGTAAGACCGAGGGTAACCTGGTTATTCTGGACAGCTGGCCGGGACAGATGCGCACCATCTTTGGCGACCATGAGCGCTTTGTCCAGACGTACTTCAGTACCTACAAGGGTATGTACTTTACCGGTGACGGCGCGCGTCGTGATGAAGACGGCTATTACTGGATTACCGGCCGTGTCGATGACGTTCTGAACGTTTCCGGTCACCGCCTGGGTACTGCCGAGGTCGAAAGTGCCCTGGTGGGGCATGGCAAAGTGGCCGAAGCTGCTGTGGTTGGCTACCCCCACGAAATCAAGGGGCAGGGCATCTATGTCTATGTCACTCTGGTTCAGGGTGTGGAACCGAGCGACGAACTCAAAAAGGAACTGGTGCAGTGGGTACGCAAGGAAATTGGCCCGATTGCCTCACCAGATGTGATTCAGTGGGCACCTGGACTGCCTAAAACACGTTCTGGCAAGATTATGCGCCGGATTTTGCGTAAGATTGCGGCAAACGAGCACGATCAGTTGGGCGATACTTCCACTCTGGCCGATCCGGGTGTGGTAGACGATCTCATCAGCAGTCGTGAGTTCAAATAA
- a CDS encoding D-2-hydroxyacid dehydrogenase → MTQQSKPVVTVLTAPGEPEPPGIDALRARAEVRFACDEQTLRDTLPGTDVMMVTDFRTEALEAAWESADKLQWIHATSAGVDALMFPALIKGNVVVTNARGIFDRTIAEYVLCTILMFAKDFPGSIRLQMKHQWQHRDTERAEGKQVLVVGAGSIGRQIGRLVSAAGLKPHGIARTPRHDDPDFVAVHGNDDLFEQLGHADYVVIAAPLTPQTEGLFDEKAFKAMKNTARLINIGRGPIVKTDDLIAALRSGEIAGAGLDVFEEEPLPEDHPLWDMENVTMTAHMAGDFIGWKRALTDQFLENFDRWHRGVDLFNFVDKELGYAGSK, encoded by the coding sequence ATGACACAGCAAAGCAAACCTGTCGTAACCGTTTTAACGGCACCAGGGGAACCGGAGCCACCGGGAATAGATGCCCTCAGGGCGCGTGCGGAAGTACGGTTTGCCTGCGATGAACAGACACTGAGAGACACCCTGCCTGGCACCGACGTCATGATGGTGACCGACTTCCGAACCGAAGCTCTGGAAGCGGCCTGGGAGTCGGCCGACAAATTGCAATGGATTCACGCCACCAGCGCCGGCGTAGACGCCCTGATGTTCCCCGCCCTTATCAAGGGTAACGTGGTGGTCACCAATGCACGCGGCATCTTCGACCGGACGATCGCCGAATATGTGCTGTGCACCATACTCATGTTTGCGAAAGACTTCCCGGGCTCCATCCGGTTGCAGATGAAGCACCAGTGGCAACACCGGGATACCGAGCGTGCCGAGGGCAAACAGGTACTGGTGGTTGGTGCGGGTTCTATCGGTCGGCAGATCGGCCGCCTGGTCTCAGCAGCGGGCCTGAAACCCCATGGTATCGCCCGAACGCCCCGCCATGATGACCCGGACTTTGTGGCCGTTCACGGCAATGACGACCTGTTTGAACAACTGGGCCATGCCGACTACGTTGTGATTGCCGCACCACTGACGCCGCAAACCGAAGGCCTGTTTGACGAGAAAGCCTTCAAGGCCATGAAGAATACCGCGCGCCTGATTAACATTGGTCGCGGCCCGATCGTGAAGACAGATGACCTCATCGCTGCGCTCCGTAGCGGCGAAATTGCCGGCGCCGGGCTGGATGTCTTTGAGGAGGAGCCTCTGCCTGAGGATCACCCGCTATGGGACATGGAGAACGTCACCATGACCGCCCACATGGCCGGTGATTTCATCGGCTGGAAACGCGCCCTTACCGACCAGTTCCTCGAAAACTTCGACCGCTGGCACAGGGGCGTGGATTTGTTCAATTTCGTGGATAAAGAACTGGGTTACGCCGGCAGCAAATAG